One window of Athalia rosae chromosome 4, iyAthRosa1.1, whole genome shotgun sequence genomic DNA carries:
- the LOC105688951 gene encoding tyrosine--tRNA ligase, cytoplasmic, with protein sequence MSGSTWEEKYHLITRNLAEWLGDEKLKTILKQRDLKIYWGTATTGRPHVGYFTPMSKIADFLRAGVEVTILFADLHAYLDNMKAPWDLLALRVQYYEAVIKAMLKSIGVPIDKLKFVKGSDYQLSKEYTLDVYRLSSLVTEHDAKKAGAEVVKQVANALLSGLLYPGLQALDEEYLKVDAQFGGVDQRKIFTFSEKYLPMLGYEKRVHLMNPMIPGLTGAKMSSSEEDTKIDLLDSAASVKKKLKKAFCEPGNITENGILAFSKHVIFPLMKNDEKYIVKRSEEFGGDMSFDKYEDLEAAFAKQVIHPGDLKAAVEIYVNRLLDPIRKEFESDPQLKGLNSKAYPPPQKEKQIDEIIPSRLDIRVGKVVEVHKHPDADALYVEKIDLGDSTGPRTIVSGLANYVPLEDMQDRLVVVLANLKPANLRGIQSHGMVLCASVEEPTKKVEPLIPPPSSGAGDKVVVEGYETGTADDVLNPKKKVWEKLQADLVVNSSGEAAWGGNLLLTKDGGKITSATLKNVPIK encoded by the exons ATGAGTGGATCGACTTGGGAAGAAAAGTATCATCTGATCACCAGGAACTTGGCAGAATGGCTTGGCGACGAAAAACTAAAGACAATTTTGAAACAGAGAGATCTGAAAATATACTGGGGTACTGCAACTACTGGGAGGCCTCATGTCGGTTACTTCACCCCTATGTCCAAAATTGCCGATTTTCTTCGAGCTGGAGTTGAAGTCACGATACTGTTTGCTGATCTCCATGCTTATTTGGATAATATGAAAGCACCTTGGGACCTGTTAGCCCTGAGAGTTCAGTATTACGAAGCTGTGATTAAGGCTATGCTAAAATCCATCGGCGTTCCCATAGACAAGTTAAAGTTTGTTAAGGGATCGGATTATCAATTATCCAA AGAATATACATTGGATGTATACCGTCTGAGTTCTCTGGTAACTGAGCATGATGCTAAGAAGGCTGGAGCTGAAGTAGTGAAGCAGGTCGCTAATGCCCTACTTTCAGGATTGTTGTATCCGGGGTTACAAGCATTGGATGAGGAGTATCTTAAGGTTGATGCGCAATTTGGAGGGGTAGatcaacgaaaaattttcactttctctGAAAAATATCTGCCCATGCTTGGTTACGAAAAACGTGTACATCTTATGAACCCTATGA TTCCAGGATTGACTGGAGCAAAAATGTCCTCGTCCGAAGAGGATACAAAAATTGATCTACTTGACAGTGCAGCGTCTGTGAAAAAGAAGCTCAAAAAAGCATTCTGTGAGCCCGGAAATATTACAGAGAATGGTATTCTAGCATTCTCAAAACATGTTATTTTTCcgttaatgaaaaatgatgaaaagtaTATTGTCAAACGAAGTGAAGAATTTG GTGGAGATATGTCATTTGACAAATATGAGGATCTTGAAGCAGCATTTGCGAAACAGGTTATTCATCCTGGTGATTTGAAGGCTGCAGTCGAAATATATGTCAACAGACTCTTAGACCCGATTCGTAAAGAATTCGAGTCAGACCCTCAGCTCAAAGGACTCAACAGCAAAGCCTATCCTCCACCGCAGAAAGAGA AGCAGATTGATGAAATAATACCTTCCCGTCTCGATATTAGAGTGGGTAAGGTTGTGGAAGTCCACAAACATCCTGACGCAGATGCTCTAtatgttgagaaaattgacttGGGGGATTCCACTGGTCCGCGTACCATTGTAAGCGGATTAGCTAACTACGTGCCATTGGAAGATATGCAGGATAGACTGGTAGTGGTTTTGGCCAACTTGAAACCAGCAAATCTACGAGGCATTCAATCACATGGGATGGTTCTTTGTGCATCAGT AGAAGAGCCTACTAAAAAAGTGGAGCCCCTGATACCACCGCCTAGCAGTGGGGCTGGAGATAAAGTGGTCGTAGAGGGATATGAAACCGGAACTGCAGATGACGTACTAAACCCGAAAAAGAAAGTATGGGAAAAGCTTCAG GCTGATCTCGTTGTGAATAGTAGCGGAGAGGCAGCGTGGGGTGGTAATTTGTTACTGACGAAAGACGGAGGTAAAATTACATCAGCCACGTTGAAAAATGTGCCTATCAAGTAA
- the LOC105688953 gene encoding DNA-directed RNA polymerases I, II, and III subunit RPABC2: MADDEFDGDEVVDDFDDVDDDDNIELEQQEEDGENIELLAAGDAQGSVQKSKRITTRYMTKYERARVLGTRALQIAMCAPVMVELEGETDPLQIAMKELKQRKIPIVIRRYLPDNSYEDWGIDELIIIDH, translated from the exons ATGGCCGATGATGAATTCGACGGAGATGA GGTTGTCGATGACTTTGACGACgttgatgatgacgataatatcGAATTAGAGCAGCAAGAAGAAGATGGGGAAAATATCGAACTGTTAGCCGCTGGGGATGCTCAGGGTAGTGTACAAAAGTCTAAGAGAATCACAACAAGATACATGACGAA GTATGAAAGAGCGAGAGTATTGGGTACACGGGCACTACAGATAGCCATGTGCGCACCTGTGATGGTGGAACTGGAGGGTGAAACCGACCCTCTGCAAATAGCCATGAAGGAGCTAAAGCAACGTAAAATTCCAATCGTCATTCGACGGTACTTACCTGACAACAGTTACGAAGATTGGGGAATTGACGAACTAATTATTATAGACcactaa